From Streptomyces zhihengii, the proteins below share one genomic window:
- a CDS encoding glycoside hydrolase family 13 protein: protein MAAPDPQHTDDWWRDAVIYQVYPRSFADGDGDGTGDLAGVRARLPYLAELGVDAVWFTPWYLSPLVDGGYDVADYRTIDPAFGTLAEAEKLIAEARQLGIRTIVDIVPNHISDQHAWFRAALAAGPGSPERELFHFRPGRGENGELPPNDWPSQFAGPTWTRVPDGEWYLHLFTPEQPDLNWSHPAVRREHEDVLRFWFERGVAGVRIDSAALLAKDPALPDFTEGVDPHPYIDQDELHDVYRSWRAIADEYGGVFVGEVWLPDAERFARYLRPDELHTAFNFSFLACPWDPDRLRRSIDDTLAEHAPVGAPATWVLCNHDVTRTATRYGRADTAFDFATKAFGTPSDLELGTRRARAAALLSLALPGSVYVYQGEELGLPEADIPLDRIEDPMHFRSEGRDPGRDGCRVPLPWEADAPWCGFGSETEPWLPQPEGWARYAADRQSADPGSMLALYREALRLRRTEAGFGDGPLTWLPAPEGVLAFARGDGLLCVVNLSPDPVEPPAHTTRLLTSGPLDDQGRLPSDTALWLRA from the coding sequence GTGGCAGCCCCCGACCCCCAGCACACCGACGACTGGTGGCGCGACGCCGTCATCTACCAGGTGTACCCACGCAGCTTCGCCGACGGCGACGGCGACGGCACCGGGGACCTCGCGGGAGTCCGGGCCAGACTGCCGTACCTCGCCGAACTGGGCGTCGACGCGGTGTGGTTCACGCCCTGGTACCTCTCCCCGCTGGTCGACGGCGGATACGACGTGGCCGACTACCGCACGATCGACCCCGCCTTCGGCACCCTCGCCGAGGCGGAGAAGCTGATCGCCGAGGCCCGGCAGCTCGGCATCCGCACCATCGTCGACATCGTGCCCAACCACATCTCCGACCAGCACGCCTGGTTCCGGGCCGCCCTCGCCGCGGGGCCCGGCAGCCCCGAGCGCGAGCTCTTCCACTTCCGGCCGGGCCGCGGCGAGAACGGCGAACTCCCGCCCAACGACTGGCCCTCCCAGTTCGCCGGCCCGACCTGGACCAGGGTCCCCGACGGCGAGTGGTACCTCCACCTCTTCACGCCCGAGCAGCCGGACCTCAACTGGTCCCACCCCGCCGTCCGCCGGGAACACGAGGACGTGCTCCGCTTCTGGTTCGAACGCGGTGTCGCCGGCGTCCGCATCGACTCCGCCGCCCTGCTCGCCAAGGACCCGGCGCTGCCCGACTTCACCGAGGGCGTCGACCCCCACCCGTACATCGACCAGGACGAACTCCACGACGTCTACCGCTCCTGGCGTGCCATCGCCGACGAGTACGGCGGTGTGTTCGTCGGCGAGGTGTGGCTGCCCGACGCCGAGCGCTTCGCCCGCTACCTGCGCCCCGACGAACTGCACACCGCGTTCAACTTCAGCTTCCTCGCCTGCCCGTGGGACCCGGACCGGCTGCGCCGCTCGATCGACGACACCCTCGCCGAGCACGCGCCGGTCGGCGCCCCGGCGACCTGGGTGCTGTGCAACCACGACGTGACCCGCACCGCCACCCGCTACGGACGTGCCGACACCGCCTTCGACTTCGCCACCAAGGCCTTCGGCACCCCGAGCGACCTGGAGCTCGGCACCCGCCGCGCCCGGGCCGCCGCCCTGCTGAGCCTGGCCCTGCCCGGCTCCGTCTACGTGTACCAGGGCGAGGAACTGGGCCTGCCCGAGGCCGACATCCCCCTCGACCGCATCGAGGACCCGATGCACTTCCGCTCCGAGGGCAGGGACCCGGGCCGTGACGGCTGCCGGGTGCCGCTGCCCTGGGAGGCGGACGCCCCCTGGTGCGGATTCGGCTCCGAGACCGAGCCGTGGCTCCCGCAGCCCGAGGGCTGGGCGCGCTACGCGGCCGACCGGCAGTCGGCGGACCCCGGCTCGATGCTGGCGCTCTACCGCGAGGCGCTGCGGCTGCGGCGCACCGAGGCGGGCTTCGGCGACGGGCCGCTGACCTGGCTCCCCGCACCCGAGGGCGTCCTCGCCTTCGCCCGGGGCGACGGGCTGCTGTGCGTGGTCAACCTCTCCCCGGACCCCGTGGAGCCGCCCGCCCACACCACCCGGCTGCTGACCAGCGGCCCGCTCGACGACCAGGGCCGGCTGCCGTCGGACACGGCGCTCTGGCTCCGCGCCTGA
- a CDS encoding tellurite resistance TerB family protein, whose protein sequence is MALWDRLKESASTMQTQLVAKRNDLKSGAFRDASMAMCALVAAADGTVDPSERQRVAQLIGTNEVLQNFPADDLRRRFEENLDKLTTDFAFGKVSVLQEVAKAKKKPAEARAVIQIGIVIGGADGDFDKDEQAVVREACFTLGLAPHEFDL, encoded by the coding sequence ATGGCCCTGTGGGACCGCCTCAAGGAGTCCGCGTCGACGATGCAGACCCAGCTCGTGGCGAAGAGGAACGACCTCAAGAGCGGCGCCTTCCGCGACGCGTCGATGGCGATGTGCGCGCTGGTCGCGGCCGCCGACGGGACGGTGGACCCGTCGGAGCGGCAGCGCGTCGCGCAGCTCATCGGCACCAACGAGGTGCTCCAGAACTTCCCCGCCGACGACCTGCGCCGCCGGTTCGAGGAGAACCTGGACAAGCTGACGACCGACTTCGCGTTCGGCAAGGTCAGCGTGCTGCAGGAGGTCGCCAAGGCGAAGAAGAAGCCCGCCGAGGCGCGTGCCGTGATCCAGATCGGCATCGTCATCGGCGGCGCGGACGGGGACTTCGACAAGGACGAGCAGGCCGTCGTGCGCGAGGCGTGCTTCACGCTCGGCCTCGCGCCCCACGAGTTCGACCTGTAG
- a CDS encoding helix-turn-helix domain-containing protein, translating to MSNEGTGGGGGEPEGSDSLKAFGEVVKAFRRRAGMTQEQFAPAVRYSVPTVASIEQGRRFPPADFVNRAEEVLDAFGALRGPARHLSRRPGLASWFRQWARLEAEAVSLDTYECRLIPGLLQTEGYARTLFVNQLPPLGDDQIEAQMAARLERQRLLTERPNTAYSFILEEHLFLRRTGGARVTAELIDHVLRIADLRNVEIQIMPLVQEAHAGLAGPMQLLETPDNRWLAYCEGQESGQMVTDPKVVSMLKMRYARMRSQALTPEDSRGLLRRMRGAA from the coding sequence ATGTCGAACGAGGGCACGGGCGGCGGCGGGGGCGAACCGGAGGGCTCCGACAGCCTGAAGGCCTTCGGCGAGGTCGTCAAGGCGTTCCGGAGACGAGCCGGGATGACGCAGGAGCAGTTCGCCCCGGCCGTGCGGTACTCGGTGCCGACCGTCGCCTCGATCGAGCAGGGGCGGCGGTTCCCGCCGGCGGACTTCGTGAACCGCGCGGAGGAGGTCCTGGACGCTTTCGGCGCCCTGCGGGGCCCCGCCCGGCACCTGTCCCGCCGCCCCGGGCTGGCCAGTTGGTTCCGCCAGTGGGCGCGCCTGGAGGCGGAGGCGGTGTCGCTGGACACGTACGAGTGCAGGCTGATCCCCGGGCTGCTCCAGACGGAGGGGTACGCCCGGACGCTGTTCGTGAACCAGTTGCCGCCGCTGGGCGACGACCAGATCGAGGCGCAGATGGCGGCGCGGCTGGAGCGTCAGCGGCTGCTCACCGAGCGGCCGAACACGGCGTACAGCTTCATCCTGGAGGAGCACCTGTTCCTGCGGCGCACCGGCGGCGCGCGCGTCACGGCGGAGCTGATCGACCATGTCCTGCGCATCGCGGACCTCCGGAACGTCGAGATCCAGATCATGCCGCTGGTACAGGAGGCGCACGCCGGGCTGGCCGGCCCGATGCAGTTGCTGGAGACGCCGGACAACCGCTGGCTGGCCTACTGCGAGGGGCAGGAGAGCGGCCAGATGGTCACGGACCCCAAGGTCGTCAGCATGCTCAAGATGCGGTATGCCAGGATGCGTTCGCAGGCCCTCACCCCCGAGGACTCCCGGGGCCTGCTGAGGCGGATGCGAGGAGCGGCATGA
- a CDS encoding DinB family protein, with the protein METDGVRTDRLGALLDQFDQAREMARVRLEGLGDEEHLWEPVAGCWSIRRREEAVTPRAYGPGAWVIDKGAADIPASEYAEVARQAAGGMTIEKIAEDWSVSTARVEEVLAFEGVPEPDVVPVTTIAWRLAHLHSCFAGEWEWTFGGRRRDPHELVDFTPSASLALERFWATIDRWRESVGAVTEEQLDTVGFSQYPYGSDPDDPYITVVAGANLEFIHHMAEIAVLRDLWRARSTGAGTPG; encoded by the coding sequence ATGGAGACCGACGGAGTACGGACCGACCGGCTGGGAGCGCTGCTCGACCAGTTCGACCAGGCGCGGGAGATGGCCCGGGTGCGGCTGGAGGGGCTCGGCGACGAGGAGCACCTGTGGGAGCCGGTGGCCGGCTGCTGGTCGATCCGGCGCCGCGAGGAGGCGGTGACCCCTCGGGCCTACGGCCCGGGCGCGTGGGTGATCGACAAGGGCGCCGCGGACATCCCGGCGAGCGAGTACGCGGAGGTCGCCCGGCAGGCCGCGGGCGGGATGACGATCGAGAAGATCGCCGAGGACTGGAGCGTGAGCACCGCCCGGGTCGAGGAGGTGCTGGCGTTCGAAGGTGTGCCGGAGCCCGACGTGGTGCCGGTCACCACGATCGCCTGGCGGCTGGCGCACCTGCACTCGTGCTTCGCGGGCGAGTGGGAGTGGACGTTCGGCGGGCGGCGGCGGGATCCGCACGAGCTGGTCGACTTCACGCCGTCCGCCTCCCTGGCCCTGGAGCGCTTCTGGGCGACGATCGACCGCTGGCGGGAGAGCGTGGGGGCCGTCACCGAGGAGCAGTTGGACACGGTCGGCTTCTCGCAGTACCCGTACGGATCGGATCCCGACGACCCGTACATCACGGTGGTGGCGGGCGCCAATCTGGAGTTCATCCACCACATGGCCGAGATCGCGGTGCTGCGCGACCTGTGGCGGGCCCGCTCCACGGGTGCGGGCACGCCCGGCTGA
- a CDS encoding M56 family metallopeptidase, with protein sequence MGVFVFLPLVLPLTAWPIARLAEQHLHPRAATRLLTVVAAVLAVCSTLCLALLMVVGTAQLPGNPLPDAWSDPEVRAALPYDELAGPAAIPALLAVLLSCGRAALRHRRVRRRTTHALRSLKGRGVAVLPDSTPYAYALPGTGRRTGRVVVTRGMLSALEPAERRALFAHERAHLAGRHHRLLLAVQLAARANPFLRPLRTAVTYTAERWADEEAAAAVGSRRVVARAVGKAALFSAGTPGPALAGFAAGPVPRRVAALLEPAPSARLWPPVSTTAGLAAWGAAVGTTASALSSANSAVTLFFVLKAATPM encoded by the coding sequence ATGGGGGTCTTCGTCTTCCTGCCGCTGGTCCTGCCCCTGACCGCCTGGCCGATCGCCCGCCTCGCGGAACAGCACCTCCATCCCCGCGCGGCCACCCGCCTGCTGACGGTGGTCGCCGCGGTCCTCGCCGTGTGCAGCACCCTGTGCCTCGCCCTCCTCATGGTGGTGGGCACGGCCCAACTGCCCGGCAACCCGCTCCCGGACGCCTGGTCGGACCCGGAGGTGCGGGCGGCGCTCCCGTACGACGAACTCGCCGGCCCCGCCGCGATCCCGGCGCTGCTCGCGGTGCTCCTCTCCTGCGGCCGGGCTGCGCTGCGCCACCGCCGGGTGCGCCGCCGGACCACGCACGCGCTGCGGTCGCTGAAGGGCCGGGGTGTCGCGGTGCTGCCCGACAGCACTCCCTACGCCTACGCCCTGCCCGGCACCGGCCGCCGGACCGGGCGGGTCGTGGTCACCAGGGGCATGCTGTCCGCCCTGGAACCCGCCGAACGCCGGGCCCTGTTCGCCCACGAACGCGCCCACCTGGCCGGACGTCACCACCGGCTGCTGCTGGCCGTGCAACTGGCCGCCCGGGCCAACCCGTTCCTGCGGCCGCTGCGCACCGCCGTGACCTACACCGCGGAACGCTGGGCCGACGAGGAGGCCGCGGCCGCCGTCGGCAGCCGCCGCGTCGTGGCGCGGGCGGTCGGCAAGGCGGCCCTGTTCTCCGCCGGCACCCCCGGCCCGGCGCTCGCGGGCTTCGCCGCGGGCCCGGTGCCGCGCCGGGTGGCGGCCCTGCTGGAACCGGCGCCGTCCGCCCGGCTCTGGCCGCCGGTCTCCACGACCGCGGGCCTGGCCGCCTGGGGCGCCGCGGTGGGCACCACGGCCTCCGCGCTGTCCTCGGCCAACTCGGCCGTCACGCTGTTCTTCGTCCTCAAGGCCGCGACACCGATGTGA
- a CDS encoding BlaI/MecI/CopY family transcriptional regulator, with protein MADRDEDGTAAGPRRRRQGELEGQVLAVLRQAPGPVNTAWVQDRLGGTLAYTTVITILTRLQAKGAVTREREGRSFAWTATADEAGLAALRMRRVLDAEADREAVLASFVTGLAPGDEELLRGLLTRTGDEPEPRTAGAPLPADEGEEER; from the coding sequence ATGGCGGACCGCGACGAGGACGGCACGGCCGCGGGACCCCGGCGCCGCCGGCAGGGCGAGCTGGAGGGCCAGGTGCTCGCCGTCCTGCGGCAGGCTCCGGGCCCGGTCAACACGGCCTGGGTGCAGGACCGGCTCGGCGGCACCCTCGCCTACACCACAGTGATCACCATCCTGACCCGCCTCCAGGCCAAGGGAGCGGTCACCCGAGAGCGCGAGGGCCGGTCCTTCGCCTGGACGGCGACCGCCGACGAGGCGGGCCTCGCCGCCCTGCGGATGCGCAGGGTGCTCGACGCGGAGGCCGACCGCGAGGCCGTGCTCGCCAGCTTCGTCACCGGCCTCGCGCCCGGGGACGAGGAACTGCTGCGCGGCCTGCTGACCCGGACCGGCGACGAGCCCGAGCCCCGGACGGCCGGCGCCCCGCTGCCCGCCGACGAGGGCGAAGAGGAGCGCTGA
- a CDS encoding TerC family protein, with product MNVSTTMWVLTVVGLCVLVAADFFIGGRKPHDVSIKEAGIWSAVWIALATLFGAGLLIWGDAQASGEFFAGYVTEKSLSVDNLFVFVLIMAKFAVPSIYQQRVLMIGVLIALVLRAVFIALGAAAINSFAWVFFLFGAFLIWTAWKLIQEARAGEQDEEWEEGRLMKAVERRLPSTDQWHGTKMFVRENGKRLATPMLIVMLAIGVTDLLFAVDSIPAIFGLTQDPYIVFTANAFALMGLRQLYFLIAGLLKKLVHLSYGLSVILAFIGVKLVLHGLHETTSLDVPEVSLPVSLGVIFGVLVVTTVTSLVASKRTERAEAEAKAEAEGASMRSRTPE from the coding sequence TTGAACGTCTCAACGACCATGTGGGTGCTCACCGTTGTGGGTCTGTGCGTGCTCGTCGCCGCCGACTTCTTCATCGGCGGACGCAAGCCGCACGACGTCTCGATCAAGGAGGCGGGGATCTGGAGCGCCGTCTGGATCGCCCTCGCCACCCTCTTCGGTGCGGGCCTGCTGATCTGGGGCGACGCACAGGCCTCGGGCGAGTTCTTCGCCGGCTACGTCACCGAGAAGTCGCTCAGCGTCGACAACCTCTTCGTCTTCGTGCTGATCATGGCGAAGTTCGCGGTCCCGTCGATCTACCAGCAGCGCGTACTGATGATCGGCGTGCTCATCGCGCTGGTCCTGCGCGCCGTGTTCATCGCCCTGGGCGCCGCCGCGATCAACTCGTTCGCCTGGGTCTTCTTCCTCTTCGGCGCGTTCCTCATCTGGACCGCCTGGAAGCTGATCCAGGAGGCCCGCGCCGGTGAGCAGGACGAGGAATGGGAGGAGGGCCGCCTGATGAAGGCCGTCGAACGGCGCCTGCCCTCCACCGATCAGTGGCACGGCACGAAGATGTTCGTCCGCGAGAACGGCAAGCGGCTGGCCACGCCGATGCTGATCGTCATGCTGGCGATCGGCGTCACGGACCTGCTCTTCGCGGTCGACTCGATCCCGGCGATCTTCGGCCTGACCCAGGACCCGTACATCGTCTTCACCGCCAACGCCTTCGCGCTGATGGGGCTGCGGCAGCTCTACTTCCTCATCGCCGGTCTGCTGAAGAAGCTGGTGCACCTGTCGTACGGCCTGTCCGTCATCCTCGCCTTCATCGGCGTCAAGCTCGTGCTGCACGGCCTCCACGAGACGACGAGCCTGGACGTCCCGGAGGTCTCCCTCCCGGTCTCGCTCGGCGTCATCTTCGGCGTGCTGGTCGTCACGACGGTCACCAGCCTCGTCGCGTCGAAGCGGACGGAGAGGGCGGAGGCGGAAGCGAAGGCGGAGGCGGAGGGGGCATCAATGCGCTCGCGCACGCCGGAGTGA
- a CDS encoding DUF6891 domain-containing protein: MLDINVRTEDGKQHVRVSAEELAALVRRIGGWDDHFLVVQRIPDLPDVFAQVWHKDGEEWTVEYRDGAADRHFQALTDSPEEVIAALTGWSHGEDGWRGELDWSLLDMGPAAEVPPLDLTDEERGLLESHVREVLAAGYASRAQLAETAEEYLVTQDRRPLTRGQAEALADRLWMERVAEQAAWRGETDPERLTRAFSALEAAGITAREHFTCCRTCGDAEIGEETVPGTRGFVYFHTQSTESAAAGHGLTLLYGAFDDTEGAAAAVGREVVAALDASGLRTDWDGDPRRVITVTPLEWRRRLVG, from the coding sequence ATGCTCGACATCAATGTGCGGACAGAGGACGGCAAGCAGCACGTCCGGGTGTCCGCGGAGGAACTGGCCGCCCTGGTGCGGAGGATCGGCGGCTGGGACGACCACTTCCTGGTCGTCCAGCGGATACCCGACCTGCCCGACGTCTTCGCCCAGGTGTGGCACAAGGACGGCGAGGAGTGGACGGTCGAGTACCGCGACGGCGCCGCCGACCGGCACTTCCAGGCCCTGACCGACTCCCCGGAGGAGGTGATCGCCGCCCTCACCGGCTGGTCCCACGGGGAGGACGGCTGGCGGGGCGAGCTGGACTGGTCACTGCTGGACATGGGCCCCGCCGCCGAGGTGCCGCCGCTCGACCTGACCGACGAGGAGCGCGGGCTGCTGGAGAGCCACGTGCGCGAAGTGCTGGCCGCCGGCTACGCGTCCCGCGCCCAACTGGCCGAGACCGCCGAGGAGTACCTGGTCACCCAGGACCGGCGGCCGCTGACCCGCGGGCAGGCCGAGGCGCTGGCGGACCGCCTGTGGATGGAGCGCGTCGCGGAGCAGGCCGCGTGGCGGGGCGAGACCGATCCCGAGCGCCTCACCCGCGCGTTCAGCGCGCTGGAGGCGGCCGGGATCACCGCCCGCGAGCACTTCACCTGCTGCCGCACCTGCGGCGACGCCGAGATCGGCGAGGAGACCGTCCCCGGCACGCGGGGGTTCGTCTACTTCCACACCCAGTCCACCGAGTCCGCCGCTGCGGGCCACGGACTGACGCTGCTGTACGGCGCCTTCGACGACACGGAGGGCGCCGCGGCCGCCGTCGGCCGCGAGGTGGTGGCCGCGCTCGACGCGTCCGGCCTGCGTACCGACTGGGACGGGGACCCCCGCCGGGTCATCACCGTCACCCCGCTGGAGTGGCGCCGCCGCCTGGTGGGGTGA
- a CDS encoding ATP-binding protein, producing MSNNSPLATGGEAVTVRVFSQRFSSTPRGARLARRLAEVQFERWGLGHRSGLSRTAALIVGELAANAVTHGRVPGRDFELVLSRTPGAVLRIEVSDARGELRPSTRPPVPDALAESGRGLLLVDALADRWEVVDRHPVGKTVRAELDLTARPPGPSGVTPPGGGATPAG from the coding sequence ATGAGCAACAACTCCCCCCTCGCCACCGGCGGCGAAGCCGTCACCGTACGTGTGTTCAGTCAGCGCTTCAGCTCGACCCCGCGCGGCGCCCGGCTCGCCCGCCGGCTCGCGGAGGTCCAGTTCGAGCGCTGGGGCCTCGGCCACCGGAGCGGGCTGTCGCGGACCGCGGCGCTGATCGTCGGCGAGCTGGCCGCCAACGCCGTCACCCACGGCCGCGTCCCCGGGCGGGACTTCGAGCTGGTGCTGTCCCGCACCCCCGGCGCGGTCCTGCGGATCGAGGTGTCCGACGCCCGGGGAGAGCTGCGGCCCTCCACGCGGCCGCCCGTGCCCGACGCCCTGGCGGAGTCGGGGCGCGGACTGCTGCTCGTGGACGCGCTGGCCGACCGCTGGGAGGTCGTCGACCGCCACCCCGTCGGCAAGACGGTCCGCGCGGAGCTCGACCTCACCGCCCGCCCGCCGGGGCCCTCGGGCGTCACCCCACCAGGCGGCGGCGCCACTCCAGCGGGGTGA
- a CDS encoding carbohydrate ABC transporter permease, which translates to MSAPSLTPSKAANHRRNPPRAAGPAPSGGRFAKSLKRNLTAHGFLIGAVLCFAVFSWYPMVREFFLAFQKTDGGTTTWVGLDNLTTVVNDPAFWQAWRNTALFTVLALVLGFAVPFAAAVVINEFHHGQGYLRLLVYLPVMLPPVAAVLLFKYLYDPGYGLLNELFGVFGLPEQQWLQDPDISMFAVVVASTWMNMGGATLIYLAALQGIPGELYEAAELDGAGILRKIWHVTIPQTRLILSLMLLMQVIATMQVFVEPFLLTGGAGPEGSTTTVVYLIYQYAFNFNNYGAAAALGLLLLVLLAGFSAAYVKLSRAEDE; encoded by the coding sequence ATGTCGGCCCCCAGCCTGACCCCGAGCAAGGCGGCCAACCACCGCCGCAATCCGCCCCGTGCGGCCGGCCCCGCGCCGTCCGGAGGCCGCTTCGCCAAGAGCCTGAAGCGCAACCTCACGGCCCACGGCTTCCTCATCGGCGCGGTGCTCTGCTTCGCGGTCTTCTCCTGGTACCCGATGGTCCGGGAGTTCTTCCTCGCCTTCCAGAAGACCGACGGCGGCACGACGACCTGGGTGGGCCTGGACAACCTCACCACCGTCGTCAACGACCCGGCGTTCTGGCAGGCATGGCGCAACACCGCGCTGTTCACCGTGCTCGCGCTGGTGCTCGGCTTCGCCGTCCCGTTCGCCGCGGCCGTCGTCATCAACGAGTTCCACCACGGACAGGGCTACCTCCGGCTGCTGGTCTACCTGCCGGTGATGCTCCCGCCGGTCGCCGCGGTGCTGCTCTTCAAGTACCTGTACGACCCGGGCTACGGACTCCTCAACGAACTCTTCGGAGTCTTCGGACTGCCCGAACAGCAGTGGCTCCAGGACCCGGACATCTCGATGTTCGCGGTCGTCGTCGCCTCCACCTGGATGAACATGGGCGGCGCCACCCTGATCTACCTCGCCGCGCTCCAGGGCATCCCCGGCGAGCTCTACGAGGCGGCCGAACTGGACGGCGCCGGGATCCTCCGCAAGATCTGGCACGTCACCATCCCGCAGACCCGGCTGATCCTGTCACTGATGCTGCTGATGCAGGTCATCGCCACCATGCAGGTGTTCGTCGAGCCGTTCCTGCTGACCGGCGGCGCCGGCCCCGAGGGCTCGACCACCACCGTCGTCTACCTGATCTACCAGTACGCCTTCAACTTCAACAACTACGGTGCCGCGGCGGCGCTCGGCCTGCTCCTGCTCGTACTGCTCGCCGGATTCTCGGCGGCGTACGTCAAGCTCAGCCGCGCCGAGGACGAGTAG
- a CDS encoding DUF397 domain-containing protein — MTTTTDLAWFKSSYSGGSGDSCVEVALSWHKSSYSSGSGDSCVEVATTPRAVHVRDSKVVEGPRLDLSPGSWAAFLGFAAGGGPAS; from the coding sequence ATGACGACCACCACCGATCTGGCCTGGTTCAAGAGCAGCTACAGCGGCGGCTCGGGCGACTCCTGCGTCGAGGTCGCCCTGAGCTGGCACAAGAGCAGCTACAGCAGTGGCTCCGGCGACTCCTGCGTGGAGGTCGCCACGACCCCGCGCGCCGTGCACGTGCGGGACTCCAAGGTCGTCGAGGGTCCCCGGCTGGACCTCTCCCCCGGCTCGTGGGCCGCGTTCCTCGGCTTCGCAGCCGGGGGCGGGCCCGCTTCCTGA
- a CDS encoding carbohydrate ABC transporter permease yields MSTRTLISPAQLSRPRGKRLYWVTFAAVVAVFTLVFLGPLYWLVSSGFKDAQEVIQTPPTLVPGSFEPENYSRAWEVMDLASLLFNTLYYAFGALAFQLVFDVAAAYSLSKLRPVLGKAILGMMLATLMIPATVLVVPQYLTVLDVPIIERNLLNSPWAIWLPSVTNAFNIFLLKRFFDSIPKELLDAASMDGARPMRILWSIVLPISRPILGVVSIFAVVGVWKDFLWPMLTLPDPTKQTLNVGIYSLSNGVPVNVLIAALTIASIPTLLIFLVFQRNIMSGLTAGGLKG; encoded by the coding sequence ATGTCCACACGCACGCTCATCTCGCCGGCCCAGCTTTCCAGGCCCCGCGGCAAGAGGCTCTACTGGGTGACCTTCGCCGCCGTCGTGGCGGTCTTCACCCTGGTGTTCCTCGGCCCCCTGTACTGGCTCGTCTCCAGCGGTTTCAAGGACGCCCAGGAGGTCATCCAGACCCCGCCGACGCTGGTGCCCGGCTCCTTCGAACCGGAGAACTACAGCCGCGCCTGGGAGGTCATGGACCTCGCCAGCCTGCTGTTCAACACGCTGTACTACGCCTTCGGCGCGCTCGCCTTCCAGCTCGTCTTCGACGTCGCCGCGGCCTACTCGCTCTCCAAGCTCCGCCCGGTCCTCGGCAAGGCCATCCTCGGCATGATGCTGGCCACGCTGATGATCCCCGCCACCGTCCTGGTGGTGCCCCAGTACCTCACCGTGCTCGACGTGCCGATCATCGAGCGCAACCTGCTGAACTCGCCCTGGGCGATCTGGCTCCCGTCGGTGACCAACGCCTTCAACATCTTCCTGCTGAAGCGGTTCTTCGACTCGATCCCCAAGGAACTGCTGGACGCCGCCTCCATGGACGGCGCGCGGCCCATGCGGATCCTGTGGTCGATCGTGCTGCCGATCTCGCGGCCCATCCTCGGAGTGGTGTCCATCTTCGCCGTCGTCGGCGTGTGGAAGGACTTCCTCTGGCCGATGCTCACCCTGCCCGACCCGACGAAGCAGACGCTCAACGTCGGCATCTACTCCCTCTCCAACGGCGTCCCCGTGAACGTGCTCATCGCCGCGCTCACCATCGCCTCGATACCCACGCTGCTCATCTTCCTGGTCTTCCAGCGGAACATCATGAGCGGCCTCACCGCGGGCGGACTCAAGGGCTGA